GACAGCTCCTTCAGCTTGGCGCTGACCAGGTCGCCGATCCCGCCCAGCTTCTTGTGCCCGAACATGTCCTGCTCGTGGTTCTCGTAGGCCATCTCCTCCATGCCCTGGAAGCGCGCGCCTTCGCTCACCAGCACGACGCTGTACTTGGAGGGGTTGGAGAAGCGGTCGGCGGTCATCAGTTCGCAGAGCCGCTCGATGTCGAACAGGTGTTCGGGGATGACGCAGCGGTTGGCCGCGCCGGCCATGGTGGGCAGCAGGGCCGTGTAGCCCGCGTAGCGCCCGAAGACTTCCAGCACCAGGAAGCGCTCATGGCTGCCCGCGCTGGTGCGCAGGGCGTGGGTCAGTTCGATGGTGCGCGTGACGCAGGTGGAAAAGCCGATGCAGTAGTCCGTGCCCGGGACGTCGTTGTCCATGGTCTTGGGGATGGCCAGGACCTTGACACCCTCTTTCTGCAGCCGCACGCCGTAGGAGAGGGTGTCGTCGCCGCCGATGGGCACCAGGTGGTCGATGCCCAGCCAGTTCAGGTTGGCCAGGACCTCGGGGGTCAGGTCGTTGACCTCGGCGCCGTAGCTGGCCAGCAGGTGCTCGGGCACGTTGGCCTTGGGCACGTGGCTGGGCCGGGTGCGCGAGGTGTGCAGGAAGGTCCCGCCCGTGCGCCCCACCTTGTTGACGATGTTCTCCGTCAGCTCGACGATGTTCTCGCTGTTATCGGCGGCGGCGTCCCGCTGCAGTTCGATCAGGCCCGCCCAGCCCCGCCGGATGCCCAGCACGCGGTAGCCTTCCCGCAGGGCCCGCACGGTCAGGGCGCGGATGGCCGGGTTCAGCCCCGGCACGTCGCCGCCGCCCGTCAGGATGCCGATGGTGCCGCGCTTGGTCTTGATGTTCGCCATGTGGATCTCCCGTTGAACGCCCCCAAGGTAAGGGACGGGAAACAGCGAAAGGAGGCGACCGGCGCGGGGACATCAGGAGAACCGACCACAGAGACACAGAGGACACAGAGGACACAGATCTCGGAACGGGCGGAGCGGCTGGGGAGCTGAGGCGAAGCCACCTCCCTTCCCCCTCGCCCCGAGGGGGAAGGCGCCGCAAAGCGGCGGGGGATGGGGGCTTAGACTTGACAGGTGCTGCACCTGACCTTGGGCTCAGCGCAGCAGGGTGATGACTCGACTCTCCGTCCTGCCGCCTGCCTCCAGCTGCACCACGTAGAGGCCGCTGGCCACGTGCTTGCCCTGGAAGGGGAAGAGGTGCGTGCCGGCGGGCAGGATCCCATTCGCCAGCACGGTCACCTCTTGACCCAGCAGGTTGTGCACACTTAGGCGAACTGGAATGGGACGTGCCAGGGTGAGGGGAATCCGTGTCACGGGATTGAAGGGGTTGGGCCAGGGCGCGCCCAGATGGAAGCCTGTGGGGCGGGCCTGGGCGGTCCAGGCCGGGAGCGCCACCCACGCCGTGTCGGTCTGGACGGCCAACGGCCCCCCGAACAAGCCCATGTCATTGCGGCGCGTGCCCAGGGCGGGAAAGAGCGCCCTGCCCGGCACGGCCGGATCCTCCGGGTCCTCGAACTCGGGGCCGGGGTTGCCCGCGTCCACACAGGGCGAGGCCACCGACAGGAAGGGCGCGCCAAGCAGTGGGTCGAACTGGGGATCCACATCCACCAGACAGTTGCTTTGCAGGGCCATGGGTTCAGGAAGCAAACTGTGGCGGTACACACCGGGCAGGGGAAGCAGATCAATGGGCGCATCGGGTAACAAATACCAGCCCGATGGTTCCGCTTCAAACTGGTCCACGGTGTTGTTCCAGAACAGACAGCCATCGAACACGATGCGCCCGGATTCACCGTATTCACCCCAGTCGAACCATGAGGCACCAGGAAGCACCAAGCCGGGCAGATTGCAGTTCATGAACACGCTGTTGCGAACATAAGTGGTGTCGCCGGTATTCGCGGCAAAGGCCACTTGCTCGGATTCGAAAGTGGTGGGCAGGTTCGAATGGATCCCGTCAAACAGGCAATTGGTGATTCGGCTACGAATACCCCGGAAGTACAGAGCCCTCCGAGATAGATTGCGGAACACGGTATTTTCGACGACGAAATTATCGCTACCACCGTCAACGGGGTGGTGACCCACAGAGACACCCCCCTCGTCGTTTCCTTCAAACAGGCAGTTTTGGATAGAAAATGTGGAATTGTCATAGAGTTCCAGATCGAAGTACAAGAAACTGCCAATGTTGGTATCGACCCAGTACGTATCCGTGCTATTCTCCCGCCAAGGATACTCAGGGTTCAAGTTCCGATACCGATTGTTGCGAAAGACGCAGTTTTGCAAATGGTAGCTGCGGCGGTTGTAGGATTCTACCCGAATGCCCCAGCCCTGCACGCCCTCGATGGGGCGGGTGATGGTGCTGTAGTCCCGCAGGTCAATGACGTCGTTGTCTTCGAACACACAGTCCACCATGGCGTTG
This is a stretch of genomic DNA from Candidatus Delongbacteria bacterium. It encodes these proteins:
- a CDS encoding 6-phosphofructokinase yields the protein MANIKTKRGTIGILTGGGDVPGLNPAIRALTVRALREGYRVLGIRRGWAGLIELQRDAAADNSENIVELTENIVNKVGRTGGTFLHTSRTRPSHVPKANVPEHLLASYGAEVNDLTPEVLANLNWLGIDHLVPIGGDDTLSYGVRLQKEGVKVLAIPKTMDNDVPGTDYCIGFSTCVTRTIELTHALRTSAGSHERFLVLEVFGRYAGYTALLPTMAGAANRCVIPEHLFDIERLCELMTADRFSNPSKYSVVLVSEGARFQGMEEMAYENHEQDMFGHKKLGGIGDLVSAKLKELSVKYNQGRRINVINQRLGYMVRCGDPDATDSIVPMAFGNLAMDLILDGSDGRLICVRNGRYDHVPIGVVTASKKLVDVAKFYSTDRLRPVYERFEAKPLMIMTSDY
- a CDS encoding right-handed parallel beta-helix repeat-containing protein, which produces PGSYTRTGHLSSNRHQVKLARSPLQHWRYDKLRAAQPDSSDASDIVIENQTVVTSVIIGTNNPLDIGYVNVHDIYFRNNSWRVDPLLTISSSSYLHARNIVCTDNHQWGTGFTDDDYSRGVELGAYSVADIDSLCFLRNRATVARCAGATISAPSCLVQHVTVEDCLIGDSTYVGEQAFNIFNALFMIRPGELRHSTFRRNRFIYAPNPSDPDPTSTFHQVLLLQKVGEGSPGNAMVDCVFEDNDVIDLRDYSTITRPIEGVQGWGIRVESYNRRSYHLQNCVFRNNRYRNLNPEYPWRENSTDTYWVDTNIGSFLYFDLELYDNSTFSIQNCLFEGNDEGGVSVGHHPVDGGSDNFVVENTVFRNLSRRALYFRGIRSRITNCLFDGIHSNLPTTFESEQVAFAANTGDTTYVRNSVFMNCNLPGLVLPGASWFDWGEYGESGRIVFDGCLFWNNTVDQFEAEPSGWYLLPDAPIDLLPLPGVYRHSLLPEPMALQSNCLVDVDPQFDPLLGAPFLSVASPCVDAGNPGPEFEDPEDPAVPGRALFPALGTRRNDMGLFGGPLAVQTDTAWVALPAWTAQARPTGFHLGAPWPNPFNPVTRIPLTLARPIPVRLSVHNLLGQEVTVLANGILPAGTHLFPFQGKHVASGLYVVQLEAGGRTESRVITLLR